The Lycium barbarum isolate Lr01 chromosome 10, ASM1917538v2, whole genome shotgun sequence genome includes a region encoding these proteins:
- the LOC132615424 gene encoding auxin-responsive protein SAUR68-like — protein MAMLSTKKLIKMARRWQKFVAKQRKRISFPRSGSDADSCSTSSSSIVEKGHFVAYTIDQRRFMIPLAYLENEIIRELLNISEEELGLPSGGPITLPCDSAFMDYIISLIKKGVAAGDLHKALLLSIPSCCSTSYLHQESGTQQILVY, from the coding sequence ATGGCAATGCTCAGCACCAAGAAACTCATCAAGATGGCCAGGAGATGGCAGAAGTTTGTGGCCAAGCAGAGGAAGAGGATTTCATTTCCAAGAAGTGGCAGTGATGCAGACAGTTGTAGTACATCCTCATCCTCTATAGTTGAAAAAGGCCATTTTGTAGCATATACAATTGATCAAAGGCGCTTCATGATTCCCTTGGCTTATCTTGAAAATGAGATCATTAGGGAACTTCTAAACATATCTGAAGAAGAGCTTGGGCTGCCAAGTGGTGGTCCTATTACATTACCCTGTGATTCCGCCTTCATGGACTACATTATTTCACTAATCAAGAAAGGTGTAGCTGCTGGAGATCTTCACAAAGCATTGCTCCTATCAATTCCTTCATGCTGTTCAACATCTTATTTGCACCAAGAAAGTGGAACTCAACAGATTCTTGTTTATTGA
- the LOC132615425 gene encoding auxin-responsive protein SAUR68-like — protein MVSAKRLIKMARKWQEFAAKQRKRISLPRNSNDEDSFSIPSSVVEKGHFVVYTADQKRFVIPLAYLENEIIRELLNISEEEFGLPSGGPIILPCDSIFMDYIISLIKKGIAAGDLHKALLLSIPSCCCSTSSLHQERGNQQLLVY, from the coding sequence ATGGTAAGTGCTAAGAGACTCATCAAGATGGCAAGGAAATGGCAGGAGTTTGCCGCCAAGCAGAGAAAGAGAATTTCACTTCCAAGAAATAGTAATGATGAAGACAGCTTCAGTATACCATCCTCTGTCGTTGAGAAAGGCCATTTTGTAGTATATACAGCTGATCAAAAGCGCTTTGTGATTCCGTTGGCTTATCTTGAAAATGAAATCATTAGGGAACTCTTAAACATATCTGAAGAAGAGTTTGGGCTGCCAAGTGGTGGCCCTATTATATTACCCTGCGATTCGATCTTCATGGACTACATAATTTCACTAATCAAGAAAGGCATAGCTGCAGGAGATCTTCATAAAGCGTTGCTTCTTTCAATTCCTTCATGTTGCTGTTCAACATCTTCTTTACACCAAGAAAGGGGAAACCAGCAGCTACTTGTCTATTAA
- the LOC132615426 gene encoding auxin-responsive protein SAUR21-like: MGIKVTPFIQANRILRRSSTGVPKGHCAVYVGQSQKKRFVVPVSYLSHPLFQNLLAQAEEEFGFDHPMGGLTIPCKEDVFIDLTSRLRRT; encoded by the coding sequence ATGGGTATCAAAGTGACTCCATTTATTCAGGCTAATAGAATTCTAAGGAGGTCTTCAACAGGTGTTCCAAAAGGTCATTGTGCGGTATATGTAGGACAGAGCCAGAAGAAGAGATTCGTCGTGCCAGTATCATACTTGAGCCATCCTTTATTTCAAAACTTGTTAGCTCAAGCTGAAGAAGAGTTTGGATTTGATCATCCAATGGGCGGTCTCACGATACCTTGCAAAGAGGACGTGTTCATTGATCTTACTTCCCGCTTAAGAAGAACATAA
- the LOC132615427 gene encoding auxin-responsive protein SAUR21-like, with product MGIKTSPLIQGTRILWRFSNSGGVPKGPCAVYVGESQKKRFVVPISYLSQPLFQDLLTQAEEEFGFDHPIGGLTIPCKEDVFVDLTSRLRS from the coding sequence ATGGGTATCAAAACAAGTCCCCTTATTCAAGGTACTAGAATCTTGTGGAGGTTTTCAAATTCTGGAGGTGTTCCCAAAGGTCCTTGTGCAGTATACGTAGGAGAGAGCCAGAAAAAGCGATTTGTAGTGCCAATATCATACTTGAGCCAACCTTTATTTCAAGACTTGTTAACTCAAGCTGAAGAAGAGTTTGGCTTCGATCATCCAATAGGTGGTCTTACAATACCTTGCAAAGAGGATGTGTTCGTTGATCTCACATCCCGCTTGAGATCTTGA